Proteins encoded together in one Variovorax paradoxus window:
- a CDS encoding ROK family protein yields the protein MNKKTHLPPGPDVHGLRELPGLRVEGYSLQLRDKDGFVGDQASQTAFRELLERWRKRRRKTGTDPLGKEHSRDLSKKQLDRVLKKTSAAGDLMHGAIEEFAEELAFVIQRFTRQPSWKKVERIVVGGGFIESDVGERAILQTAAIIEDMGLHVQLGRLSHDVDDGGLIGWVHLTPPAMLKKHDAILAVDIGGTNVRCGIVKTRRNKARDLSMAKVVRREKWRHADEEPNRTDMVERIALMLEDMVRYCERKDISLAPFIGIACPGLIRKDGSIERGTQNLPGDWESRAFHLPSALWRRMPMIGSGPTLILMHNDAVVQGLSELPFMRDVCHWGVLTIGTGLGNASFTNTF from the coding sequence ATGAACAAGAAAACCCATCTCCCGCCCGGCCCTGACGTTCACGGCCTGCGCGAACTCCCGGGGCTGCGGGTGGAGGGCTACAGCCTTCAGCTCCGCGACAAGGACGGCTTTGTGGGCGACCAGGCCAGCCAGACAGCGTTCAGGGAGCTGCTCGAGCGCTGGCGCAAGCGCCGCCGCAAGACCGGTACCGACCCGCTGGGCAAGGAACACTCGCGTGACCTCAGCAAGAAGCAGCTCGACCGCGTGCTGAAAAAGACCTCGGCAGCCGGCGACCTGATGCACGGCGCCATCGAGGAATTTGCCGAAGAGCTGGCCTTCGTGATCCAGCGCTTCACGCGGCAGCCCTCATGGAAGAAGGTGGAGCGCATCGTGGTGGGCGGCGGCTTCATCGAGAGCGACGTGGGCGAACGCGCCATTCTGCAGACGGCCGCAATCATCGAAGACATGGGCCTGCACGTTCAGCTCGGCCGCCTGTCGCACGACGTCGACGACGGCGGCCTGATCGGCTGGGTGCACCTGACGCCGCCCGCCATGCTGAAGAAGCACGACGCCATCCTGGCGGTGGACATTGGCGGCACCAATGTGCGCTGCGGCATCGTGAAGACGCGCCGGAACAAGGCACGCGACCTGTCGATGGCCAAGGTCGTGCGGAGGGAGAAGTGGCGCCACGCCGACGAAGAGCCCAACCGCACCGACATGGTCGAGCGCATCGCGCTCATGCTCGAGGACATGGTTCGCTACTGCGAGCGCAAGGACATCAGCCTGGCGCCTTTCATCGGCATTGCGTGCCCTGGCCTCATCCGCAAGGACGGCTCGATAGAACGCGGCACGCAGAACCTGCCCGGCGACTGGGAAAGCCGCGCGTTTCACCTGCCCAGTGCGCTGTGGCGGCGAATGCCGATGATCGGCTCCGGCCCTACGCTCATCCTCATGCACAACGACGCGGTGGTGCAGGGATTGAGCGAGTTGCCGTTCATGCGCGACGTCTGCCACTGGGGCGTGCTGACGATCGGCACCGGCCTGGGCAACGCGAGCTTCACGAATACCTTCTAG